A DNA window from Insulibacter thermoxylanivorax contains the following coding sequences:
- a CDS encoding ABC transporter permease codes for MPLLRFLFRKMWNTRWMTFTTLLGLIIAVAFTSGIPMYSDGALKRLVAESLEERSAGLPAGSLLFRYQAVGNTRTDLSAYQAVDEYIQNDVPGRIGFDYYTYVETTGIRASTVTPVDPESVDTSRRRTMSLQSMNDIGEYIELVNGEMFAETIEGDVIEAIVYEEALYRNNFRVGDEFYYQLMTDKGMQSVRVKVVGAFQPLDVTNPYWYQGFESLASTFLISEKVMHEELLQGMKAPLNISNWFYVFDLRDITTSQLTPLAKALDRMDIEVYQLLEGTRISISFKQMLSDFRSQSMHLQMLLFTLAAPMIVMVFYFIAMISRQSLERQKSDIAVLRSRGASTRQIIWIYLLEGLILGGIALIIGPMIGWFVAKSIGSSDGFLSFVNRKAIPVDFSLNTLIYAVLSVLIAVGSSMIPAIIFARSTIVNLKQQMARADRKPLWHRFYLDIVLLAISAYGWYLFYENQYISLATGLTNDQLQVDPLLFFVPAITIFALGLFFLRLFPLLLKLFSLLGGKWLSVPLYLTLTQLARSAKAYYPLMILLILTLGLGVYNSSAARTIDLNSTEQLLYRYGSDVIVKTVWEGYSASLPTGPPSGGGGGGGGEQPNNPNNPGNPGGPGSPGGQPSPPPQMFYREPPFEIYRTLEGVEHAAKVLRTNVNVVVSGRSKGQGELLGIQNDQFAPVAWFRLDMFPKYHPYAYLDALGWHENAVIISQKFADENMLEPGDTVSLVIQQNRLEFIIVGTVPYWPSLYPDEAPFFIVNLDYIYDQVPLIPYEVWLKMEEGALLSPIIEGLQQNNIHISSIEDVRRELNEQARHPSRGGVFGILSLGFLISVIISLIGYLLYWFFNLSSRVVQFGVLRAMGLSRRQLTGMLLLEQVFTAGLSIILGIGIGRLASYLYLPFLQTSQNVKQQVPPFRVIFDAKDDLAIYIVVAVMLAIGAAMLFMHIRRLRVHQAVKLGEER; via the coding sequence ATGCCGTTGTTACGATTTTTGTTCCGCAAGATGTGGAATACGCGGTGGATGACATTCACAACCTTGCTTGGATTGATCATCGCAGTAGCGTTTACGAGCGGTATCCCCATGTATTCGGACGGTGCGCTAAAGCGGCTTGTCGCCGAATCGCTCGAAGAGAGAAGCGCGGGCCTGCCCGCAGGCTCGCTGCTGTTCCGCTACCAGGCCGTCGGCAACACGCGGACGGATCTTAGTGCCTATCAGGCTGTGGACGAGTATATCCAGAATGATGTTCCGGGAAGAATCGGGTTTGACTACTATACATACGTAGAAACCACGGGGATTCGTGCGTCCACCGTCACCCCCGTTGATCCGGAATCCGTGGATACCAGCCGGCGGCGAACGATGAGCTTGCAGTCAATGAATGACATCGGTGAATACATCGAGCTGGTGAACGGCGAGATGTTCGCGGAGACGATCGAAGGCGATGTAATCGAGGCGATCGTCTATGAAGAAGCGCTCTATCGCAATAATTTCCGCGTCGGTGATGAGTTCTACTACCAGCTGATGACGGACAAAGGCATGCAATCCGTACGCGTCAAGGTCGTAGGTGCTTTCCAGCCGCTGGACGTGACCAATCCCTATTGGTATCAAGGATTTGAATCCCTGGCGAGCACCTTCCTCATCAGCGAGAAGGTGATGCACGAAGAGCTGCTGCAGGGGATGAAGGCGCCGCTCAACATCTCGAACTGGTTCTATGTCTTCGATCTGCGCGATATTACGACGAGTCAGCTGACCCCGCTGGCGAAGGCGCTGGATCGCATGGATATCGAGGTTTATCAGCTGCTTGAGGGCACGCGGATCTCCATCTCCTTCAAGCAGATGCTGAGTGATTTCCGCTCACAGAGCATGCATCTGCAGATGCTGCTATTCACGCTGGCAGCGCCGATGATCGTGATGGTGTTCTATTTTATAGCTATGATCTCGCGCCAGTCGCTGGAACGCCAGAAGAGCGATATCGCGGTGCTGCGTTCGCGCGGCGCCAGCACCAGACAGATCATCTGGATCTATCTATTAGAAGGGCTGATCCTGGGCGGCATCGCGCTGATCATCGGTCCGATGATCGGCTGGTTCGTGGCGAAGAGCATCGGGTCCTCCGACGGTTTCCTGTCCTTCGTGAACCGCAAGGCGATCCCGGTGGATTTCTCCTTGAATACGCTGATCTATGCGGTGCTGTCCGTGCTCATTGCCGTAGGCTCTTCGATGATCCCGGCGATCATCTTCGCCCGCTCGACGATTGTCAATCTGAAGCAGCAGATGGCCAGGGCGGACCGCAAGCCGCTGTGGCACCGCTTCTACTTGGATATCGTGCTGCTGGCGATCTCGGCTTACGGCTGGTACCTGTTCTATGAGAATCAATATATCTCGCTCGCTACGGGATTGACGAACGATCAGCTGCAGGTGGATCCGCTGCTGTTCTTCGTCCCGGCGATCACCATCTTCGCCTTGGGGCTGTTCTTCCTGCGGCTGTTCCCGCTGCTCTTGAAGCTGTTCAGTTTGCTCGGCGGCAAATGGCTGTCGGTGCCGCTCTACTTGACGCTGACCCAGCTGGCGCGTTCGGCGAAAGCTTACTACCCGCTGATGATCCTGCTGATCTTAACGCTGGGGCTGGGTGTATATAACTCCTCGGCAGCGCGGACGATCGATCTCAACTCGACGGAACAGCTGCTGTATCGCTATGGCTCCGATGTGATCGTGAAGACGGTGTGGGAAGGATACAGCGCCAGCCTGCCCACGGGTCCGCCGAGCGGCGGAGGAGGGGGCGGCGGAGGCGAGCAGCCGAACAATCCGAACAATCCGGGCAATCCCGGCGGTCCTGGTTCCCCAGGCGGCCAGCCGTCACCACCGCCGCAGATGTTCTACCGTGAACCGCCCTTCGAGATTTATCGCACCCTGGAAGGGGTCGAGCACGCCGCGAAGGTGCTGAGGACCAATGTGAATGTGGTGGTATCCGGACGTTCGAAGGGGCAGGGAGAACTTCTCGGCATTCAGAATGACCAGTTTGCACCGGTTGCTTGGTTCCGTCTGGATATGTTCCCTAAGTATCATCCCTATGCATATCTGGATGCATTAGGCTGGCACGAGAATGCGGTTATCATCTCTCAGAAGTTCGCTGACGAGAACATGCTGGAGCCTGGGGATACGGTCTCCTTGGTCATTCAGCAGAACCGCCTCGAGTTCATCATCGTCGGAACGGTGCCCTATTGGCCGTCGCTGTATCCAGATGAAGCGCCGTTCTTCATCGTGAACCTCGATTACATCTATGATCAGGTTCCGCTGATCCCTTATGAGGTCTGGTTGAAGATGGAAGAAGGGGCGCTGTTGTCCCCGATTATCGAAGGACTGCAACAAAACAATATCCATATATCGTCTATAGAGGATGTAAGAAGGGAATTGAATGAGCAGGCAAGACACCCGTCGCGGGGAGGCGTATTCGGGATCTTAAGCCTCGGCTTCCTCATCTCGGTCATCATCTCCCTGATCGGTTACTTGCTGTACTGGTTCTTTAACCTTTCGAGCCGCGTGGTACAGTTCGGGGTCTTGCGTGCCATGGGCCTTTCGCGCAGGCAGTTGACGGGGATGCTGCTCTTGGAACAAGTGTTCACAGCGGGGTTGTCGATCATCCTGGGCATCGGTATCGGCCGTTTGGCCAGTTATCTATACCTGCCTTTCCTGCAGACGAGCCAGAACGTGAAACAGCAGGTGCCGCCATTCCGCGTCATCTTCGATGCTAAGGACGATCTAGCCATCTACATCGTCGTCGCCGTCATGCTGGCGATCGGAGCAGCCATGCTGTTCATGCACATCCGCCGGCTGAGGGTGCATCAAGCGGTTAAACTTGGAGAGGAGCGGTGA
- a CDS encoding methionine ABC transporter ATP-binding protein, with the protein MIELTGVSKVYQSKDSVVHALRDIDLKVEKGEIFGIIGHSGAGKSTLLRCVNLLEKPTSGTVKVGDVVMTGLSEKELQERRKKIGMIFQHFNLLSTATVRENIAFPLKISKYPKKAIKQRVDELLELVGLAEHGDKYPAQLSGGQKQRVGIARALANDPDVLLSDEATSALDPQTTDSILELLLDINRKLGITILLITHEMHVIRAICDRVAVMEQGRIIESGEVLDVFLNPQHATTKEFVSQVSEELDTEILRSKAEGRIVRIHYMGEMAYEPILYETVRATDATFVILQGTVSRMKETPYGQLIVELRGSQEDTDQIIERLRSRGLEVNIIL; encoded by the coding sequence CTGATCGAATTAACTGGTGTCAGCAAAGTATATCAATCGAAGGATTCTGTCGTGCACGCTTTGCGAGATATCGATCTCAAAGTGGAGAAGGGTGAAATATTCGGCATCATCGGTCATTCCGGCGCCGGCAAGAGCACGCTTTTACGCTGTGTAAATCTGCTGGAGAAGCCGACATCCGGTACCGTCAAGGTAGGGGATGTCGTCATGACCGGCCTCAGCGAGAAGGAACTGCAAGAGCGAAGGAAGAAGATCGGCATGATCTTCCAGCACTTCAATCTTCTCTCTACAGCGACGGTCCGGGAGAATATCGCCTTCCCTTTGAAGATATCGAAGTATCCGAAAAAAGCAATCAAACAAAGAGTAGATGAACTGCTGGAGCTGGTAGGGCTCGCAGAACACGGAGACAAATATCCGGCACAGCTCTCCGGCGGTCAGAAGCAGCGCGTCGGGATTGCTCGGGCGCTGGCTAACGATCCGGATGTCCTGCTCAGTGACGAGGCCACATCAGCCCTTGATCCGCAGACGACGGATTCGATCCTCGAACTGCTGCTTGATATCAACCGCAAGCTGGGCATTACCATCCTGCTTATCACCCACGAGATGCACGTCATCCGCGCGATCTGCGATCGGGTAGCGGTGATGGAGCAGGGTCGGATTATCGAATCTGGCGAGGTGCTGGATGTATTCTTGAATCCGCAGCATGCGACGACGAAGGAATTTGTCAGCCAGGTGTCCGAGGAATTGGATACAGAGATCCTGCGTTCCAAGGCCGAAGGCCGCATCGTGCGCATCCATTATATGGGAGAGATGGCTTATGAGCCGATCCTGTATGAGACGGTGCGTGCCACAGATGCAACCTTCGTCATCTTGCAAGGTACAGTCTCCCGTATGAAGGAGACGCCTTACGGGCAATTGATCGTCGAGCTGCGAGGAAGTCAAGAGGACACGGATCAGATCATCGAGAGGCTTAGAAGCCGAGGATTGGAAGTGAATATCATCCTATGA
- a CDS encoding ABC transporter substrate-binding protein: MRKHKGWKKVIIICIAISLFIPVLAACTREAPQSSDTVRTLRFASGSGYIGQNGSAFREFTELFEFEHKNIELEYIETMDQSYYYGMPTPNEERPDPLDALKEAMTGPTPPDIVMLEYHQLPELINENLLLSLDEMIQQEQDFNVDDYVPAVIEGLRKPGNGTLYALAPLFYSSAVIYNKQHFIDRGVEFPTDGMTWQEMFDLARRVTVNDENNPVYGFAFNNWYGGGIYELFYNMSLYTQPLGLKWIDEETLQMTANTPGWQEVWQTFADLYKEGVFPKEPDYSKPREGRFAWDVFLSGEAAMAVVSYSYLNEVITANNSAANIEGYEPIDWDVVSLPTHPEAPGVGSNISYYGIFAINANAENVEDAWEFIKFVTGEDWARVKSKANYYLVARQSYIQPFDGAEYNLNAFLNLTPPEYSNTEMILYEKLPDYWSVQNIGQMKFAEVVNNGKDIQQALQEWETEGQMMIQQMLENKDNPNGDFGILPIDIQIGIASGEIDPEDVLTDFEDVEFTEEEIIVDDMADDVIEEETAEQE, translated from the coding sequence ATGAGAAAGCATAAAGGATGGAAGAAGGTTATTATCATCTGTATCGCGATTTCTTTGTTCATCCCTGTACTGGCAGCATGTACGAGGGAGGCGCCGCAGTCGTCGGATACCGTTCGTACGCTGCGTTTCGCCAGCGGCAGCGGATATATCGGACAGAATGGTTCGGCGTTCCGCGAATTTACGGAGTTATTCGAATTTGAACATAAGAATATTGAACTGGAATACATCGAAACCATGGATCAGAGCTATTACTACGGTATGCCGACGCCCAATGAAGAGCGTCCAGACCCCCTGGATGCCCTAAAGGAAGCGATGACCGGTCCGACACCTCCGGATATCGTCATGCTGGAGTATCATCAGCTGCCTGAGCTCATCAACGAGAATTTGCTGCTTTCGCTCGATGAGATGATCCAGCAGGAACAAGACTTCAATGTGGACGATTATGTCCCGGCGGTGATCGAAGGGCTGCGCAAGCCTGGTAATGGTACTTTATACGCACTGGCGCCATTGTTTTATTCCTCTGCTGTCATCTACAATAAGCAGCATTTCATCGACCGCGGCGTGGAATTCCCGACCGATGGCATGACTTGGCAGGAGATGTTCGATCTGGCTCGCCGCGTAACGGTGAATGATGAGAACAACCCCGTGTACGGCTTCGCCTTTAACAATTGGTACGGCGGCGGAATCTATGAACTTTTCTACAATATGAGCCTGTATACGCAGCCGCTCGGGTTGAAATGGATCGATGAGGAAACCCTGCAGATGACGGCGAACACACCTGGCTGGCAAGAAGTATGGCAAACCTTCGCCGATCTGTACAAGGAAGGCGTGTTCCCGAAGGAGCCCGACTACAGCAAGCCGCGTGAAGGAAGATTCGCTTGGGATGTGTTCCTGTCCGGTGAAGCTGCCATGGCCGTTGTTTCTTACAGCTATCTGAATGAAGTGATCACGGCGAACAACAGTGCGGCCAATATCGAGGGCTATGAGCCGATCGACTGGGATGTGGTCTCGCTGCCTACGCATCCGGAAGCACCAGGTGTAGGTTCCAACATCTCCTACTACGGAATCTTCGCGATCAACGCGAACGCAGAGAACGTCGAGGATGCTTGGGAATTCATCAAGTTCGTCACCGGTGAAGATTGGGCACGCGTGAAATCCAAAGCAAACTACTATCTGGTCGCCAGACAGTCCTACATTCAACCATTTGACGGCGCAGAGTACAATTTGAACGCTTTCTTGAACCTTACGCCGCCTGAGTATTCCAACACTGAAATGATTCTCTATGAAAAATTGCCGGATTACTGGTCGGTTCAGAATATTGGGCAGATGAAATTTGCGGAAGTCGTCAACAACGGCAAGGATATCCAGCAAGCGCTGCAGGAATGGGAGACCGAAGGTCAGATGATGATTCAGCAAATGCTTGAGAACAAGGATAATCCGAACGGAGATTTCGGCATCTTGCCGATCGATATCCAGATTGGCATCGCTTCTGGGGAGATTGATCCTGAGGATGTCTTGACTGACTTCGAAGACGTTGAATTTACAGAAGAGGAGATCATCGTCGATGACATGGCAGACGATGTGATCGAGGAAGAAACTGCAGAACAGGAATAA
- a CDS encoding MetQ/NlpA family ABC transporter substrate-binding protein, with translation MKKWLLVLAAVLLIFVAGCAQDNGGNTGNNAAQNQNAETNNEAENGANEQSEQPAQVEEVTLNIGASEIPHSEILNFVAPILAEQGVNLNIVVFNDYVQPNVQLYEGELDANFVQHQPYLDEFNAERGYDLVSAGGIHIEPFGVYSNRVQSLDELEEGAKIAIPNDPTNRGRALLLLAQNGLIELSEEAGTSATPADITNNPHNFEFVELEAAMLPRMLDEFDAAAINTNYALQADLNPLEDALVIEDAESPYVNIVAVRPDNQDSEAIKKLVAVLQSQEVEEFILENYNGAVVPAFQ, from the coding sequence ATGAAAAAGTGGTTACTGGTTCTGGCAGCCGTACTGCTGATCTTCGTCGCTGGCTGCGCACAGGACAATGGAGGCAACACGGGCAACAATGCAGCACAGAATCAAAATGCAGAAACAAACAACGAGGCTGAGAACGGGGCTAATGAACAGTCCGAACAGCCGGCACAAGTGGAAGAAGTAACGCTTAACATCGGTGCTTCTGAAATTCCGCACTCGGAGATCTTGAATTTCGTTGCACCGATCTTGGCTGAACAAGGTGTCAATCTGAACATCGTCGTATTCAACGACTATGTACAGCCGAATGTACAGCTGTACGAAGGTGAACTGGATGCGAACTTCGTCCAACATCAGCCGTACCTCGATGAGTTCAATGCTGAAAGAGGCTATGACTTGGTAAGCGCAGGGGGTATTCATATCGAGCCGTTCGGCGTGTACTCCAACCGCGTGCAATCGCTGGATGAACTGGAGGAAGGAGCGAAGATCGCAATTCCCAACGATCCAACTAACCGCGGACGTGCGCTTCTCCTGCTTGCTCAGAACGGCCTGATCGAGCTCTCCGAAGAAGCTGGTACAAGCGCAACTCCAGCGGACATTACGAACAACCCGCACAACTTCGAATTCGTAGAGCTTGAAGCGGCGATGCTGCCTCGTATGTTGGATGAGTTCGATGCAGCGGCGATTAACACGAACTATGCGCTGCAAGCTGATCTGAATCCGCTCGAGGACGCACTTGTCATTGAAGATGCCGAGTCTCCATATGTCAACATCGTGGCTGTCCGCCCGGACAATCAAGACTCCGAAGCGATCAAGAAGCTGGTCGCCGTACTTCAATCTCAAGAAGTTGAGGAATTCATCCTCGAAAACTACAACGGAGCTGTCGTTCCTGCGTTCCAATAA
- a CDS encoding methionine ABC transporter permease, which translates to MNFDNIRWPEIIKATNDTLIMLGVTMLFTVVIGFIIGIILFLTSSGQMLQNRVINGILSFIVNILRSVPFVILMLLVMPLTKMIVGQSWGVKGAIPPLIVAAAPFFARLVESALREVDRGVIEAAQAMGASRSRIVWSVLLRESRGGLIAAMTITAVTLISYTAMAGVIGAGGLGDMAIRYGYQGYKLELMLVTVAILVIMVQILQMIGDALVRRFSRK; encoded by the coding sequence ATGAACTTCGATAATATCCGCTGGCCGGAGATCATCAAGGCCACCAATGATACCTTAATCATGCTCGGTGTGACGATGCTGTTTACCGTCGTCATCGGTTTTATCATCGGGATCATCCTGTTCCTGACCTCCTCCGGTCAGATGCTGCAGAACAGGGTGATCAATGGGATCTTGTCGTTCATCGTCAATATTCTGCGTTCTGTCCCATTTGTCATCCTGATGCTTCTCGTCATGCCGCTGACGAAGATGATCGTCGGTCAATCCTGGGGGGTCAAGGGAGCGATCCCGCCGCTCATCGTCGCAGCCGCACCGTTCTTCGCTAGACTCGTGGAATCGGCGCTGCGCGAAGTTGACCGCGGCGTTATCGAAGCCGCACAGGCGATGGGCGCCTCTAGAAGCCGCATCGTATGGAGCGTACTGCTTCGTGAGTCCCGGGGAGGATTGATCGCGGCGATGACGATTACAGCGGTCACGCTGATCTCTTATACCGCCATGGCGGGTGTCATCGGCGCAGGGGGTCTTGGGGACATGGCGATCCGCTATGGCTACCAAGGCTATAAACTGGAGCTGATGCTCGTCACGGTGGCGATTCTGGTCATCATGGTTCAGATTCTGCAGATGATTGGAGATGCGCTCGTGCGCAGATTCAGTCGGAAGTAG
- a CDS encoding efflux RND transporter periplasmic adaptor subunit: MIIVIVLIMTALSGCSLLPEEPLEEQLPAITPPTISKKPEYTVTTDTIEVKVRGIGKIMSLQEEELFFTSDNMRIRDIFVQVGQEVKAGEVLAELDTTQLENQIRQKRLQQRSEELAMIEILRKADEIPPDELEQAKIDFELKRLELVELEEELERAKLVAPFDGTIVSIMYDKGDQVQSYQTVMVISDLSQLAVAAELSDSDKAKVAVGMDAIVDINAHGQFKGKVARLPIEKNNNNNNYDPWNPWNPGGNQDRESIDDYMIVEIEDFPENAARGTPLSVQVIIDRRENVTVIPPAALRTLSGRYYVQVVEEDGTKREVDVEIGQQTPTQVEIIKGLEPGQKVVGK; this comes from the coding sequence ATGATCATCGTAATTGTGCTGATCATGACGGCGCTGAGCGGCTGTTCTCTGCTGCCTGAAGAACCGCTTGAGGAGCAGCTGCCGGCGATTACGCCGCCGACCATCTCGAAGAAACCGGAATATACCGTGACGACGGATACGATCGAGGTGAAGGTGCGCGGCATCGGGAAGATCATGTCCTTACAGGAAGAGGAGCTGTTCTTCACCAGCGATAATATGCGCATCCGTGATATCTTCGTACAGGTAGGCCAAGAGGTGAAAGCCGGAGAAGTGCTGGCCGAACTGGATACCACGCAGCTGGAGAATCAGATCCGGCAGAAACGTCTGCAGCAGCGCAGTGAAGAACTGGCGATGATCGAGATCCTGCGCAAGGCCGACGAGATTCCGCCGGATGAGTTAGAGCAGGCGAAGATTGATTTTGAGTTGAAGCGGCTGGAGCTCGTCGAGCTGGAGGAGGAACTCGAGAGAGCCAAGCTGGTCGCGCCTTTTGACGGCACGATCGTCTCGATCATGTACGACAAGGGCGATCAAGTGCAATCCTATCAGACGGTGATGGTGATCTCGGATCTCAGCCAACTAGCCGTTGCAGCTGAGCTTAGCGACAGCGACAAGGCGAAGGTCGCCGTCGGTATGGATGCGATCGTCGATATCAATGCCCATGGTCAATTCAAGGGCAAGGTCGCGCGTCTGCCGATTGAGAAGAACAATAACAACAATAACTATGACCCTTGGAATCCTTGGAATCCAGGCGGCAATCAGGACAGGGAATCGATCGATGATTATATGATCGTCGAGATCGAGGATTTCCCTGAGAATGCTGCCCGCGGCACACCGCTCAGCGTACAGGTGATCATCGACCGCCGTGAGAATGTCACGGTGATTCCGCCCGCTGCGCTGCGGACGCTGTCGGGACGCTATTACGTGCAAGTCGTCGAGGAAGACGGCACGAAGCGCGAAGTGGATGTGGAGATCGGGCAACAGACGCCAACGCAAGTTGAGATTATCAAAGGATTGGAACCAGGACAGAAAGTAGTGGGTAAATAA
- a CDS encoding ABC transporter ATP-binding protein, with protein MAWFRRTGKKSAATNEQEDSTASVGVIERGVIECEAPPVQSEWTPPAEKLLEVRNVERIFHVGSREIHVLKGINMELGWKQLVMLRGRSGSGKTTLLNLIGGLDTPTRGEIYFQGQPFHEWNDDERTAARRKDIGFIFQTYALLPLLSAYENVELSLRMAGVPRGEWKERITHCLELVGLSKRMHHRPYELSGGEQQRVAIAKAIAHRPKLILADEPTAELDSQMGAQVMSVFRDIIETEHITICMTTHDPTIMEVADHVYEMVDGKFIS; from the coding sequence ATGGCCTGGTTTCGCCGAACTGGCAAGAAGTCTGCTGCAACCAATGAACAAGAAGATAGTACAGCATCCGTCGGTGTGATCGAACGCGGTGTGATCGAATGCGAAGCACCGCCGGTGCAGTCAGAATGGACGCCGCCCGCGGAGAAACTGCTGGAAGTGAGGAACGTGGAGCGGATCTTCCATGTGGGTTCCAGAGAGATCCATGTACTTAAAGGGATTAATATGGAGCTCGGCTGGAAGCAGCTCGTCATGCTGCGGGGACGATCGGGTTCGGGGAAGACGACGCTGCTCAATCTTATCGGCGGCTTGGACACGCCGACCAGAGGCGAGATCTACTTCCAAGGACAGCCGTTCCATGAGTGGAATGACGATGAGCGAACCGCAGCGCGGCGCAAAGATATCGGCTTCATCTTCCAAACTTATGCCTTGCTCCCGCTGCTGTCGGCCTATGAGAATGTGGAGCTGTCCCTTCGCATGGCCGGTGTGCCGCGCGGGGAATGGAAGGAGCGCATCACCCATTGCCTCGAATTGGTCGGGCTCAGCAAACGGATGCATCACCGGCCTTATGAGTTGTCCGGCGGGGAACAGCAGCGCGTTGCGATCGCCAAGGCGATTGCCCACCGGCCGAAGCTGATCCTGGCCGACGAACCTACGGCTGAATTGGACTCCCAGATGGGTGCACAGGTGATGAGCGTGTTCCGCGATATCATCGAAACGGAGCATATTACGATCTGCATGACTACACACGATCCGACGATAATGGAGGTTGCTGACCATGTCTATGAAATGGTGGACGGAAAGTTCATCTCGTAA
- a CDS encoding ABC transporter ATP-binding protein, with protein sequence MIYCEGLVKIYKTDVVEVVALQGLNIEVRKGEMMAIIGNSGSGKSTLLNILGGLDRPSAGQVRVGEWDLLKITDKQLVEYKRKTVGFIWQNNARNLLPFLTALENVEVPMMLNGQYDRAYAKQLLEWVGLKDRMHNKLHQLSGGEQQRVAIAIALANRPQLLLADEPTGSVDTQTSDLIMGIFRKLNQELGVTIVIVTHDLSLASKVDRVVAIRDGMTSTEFVKRNPNLDLMSMEGRRSINEGHEEYVVVDRAGRLQVPKEFLSALGVENKVSMEFDGEKIIIKAPNQLEGNLNEKA encoded by the coding sequence ATGATCTATTGCGAAGGATTAGTCAAGATCTACAAGACCGACGTCGTCGAAGTCGTGGCCCTTCAAGGCTTGAACATCGAAGTTCGTAAAGGCGAGATGATGGCGATCATCGGCAACAGCGGAAGCGGCAAATCCACCCTGCTCAACATCCTCGGCGGCCTCGACCGGCCGTCGGCCGGGCAGGTGCGGGTAGGCGAATGGGATCTGCTGAAGATCACCGACAAGCAGTTGGTTGAGTATAAACGCAAGACCGTCGGCTTCATCTGGCAAAACAATGCCCGCAACCTGCTGCCTTTCCTGACGGCGCTTGAGAATGTTGAAGTGCCGATGATGCTGAATGGTCAGTATGACCGCGCCTACGCCAAGCAGCTGCTGGAATGGGTGGGGCTGAAGGATCGCATGCACAACAAGCTCCACCAGCTGTCCGGCGGTGAGCAGCAGCGGGTGGCCATCGCCATCGCCCTTGCCAACCGGCCGCAGCTGCTGCTGGCGGATGAGCCGACGGGGTCCGTGGATACGCAGACAAGCGATCTCATCATGGGAATCTTCCGCAAGCTCAACCAAGAGCTGGGCGTGACGATCGTCATCGTTACCCACGATCTGTCCTTGGCCAGCAAGGTTGACCGCGTCGTGGCGATCCGCGACGGCATGACGAGCACAGAGTTCGTCAAGCGCAATCCGAATCTGGATCTGATGTCCATGGAAGGCCGGCGATCGATCAATGAAGGACATGAAGAGTATGTGGTGGTCGACCGCGCGGGCCGCCTGCAAGTGCCGAAAGAGTTCCTAAGCGCACTAGGAGTGGAGAACAAGGTGTCGATGGAATTTGACGGCGAGAAGATCATCATTAAAGCACCTAACCAATTGGAGGGGAATCTAAATGAGAAAGCATAA
- a CDS encoding phosphatidylglycerophosphatase A family protein, whose amino-acid sequence MKRRVHSDEVKAAALQKLEERGVKIEDIAEIVYTMQSPYNQDLTMEQCINSVVKVLEKREVLHALLVGIELDVLAEQGRLSEPLQSLVETDEGLFGCDETLALGSVLGYGSIAVTTFGYLDKDKIGVIKRLDTKRGLGVHTFLDDLVASIAAAASGRLAHRMRDEEENGNAPQESAG is encoded by the coding sequence ATGAAACGCAGAGTCCATAGTGATGAAGTGAAAGCGGCTGCTTTGCAGAAACTGGAAGAACGAGGCGTCAAGATCGAAGATATCGCGGAGATCGTCTATACGATGCAATCCCCATATAACCAAGACCTGACGATGGAGCAGTGCATCAACAGTGTAGTCAAGGTATTGGAGAAACGCGAAGTGCTCCATGCTCTTCTGGTCGGCATCGAGCTTGATGTGCTTGCAGAGCAGGGCAGATTATCGGAACCGCTGCAATCCCTCGTTGAGACCGATGAAGGCCTCTTCGGCTGCGATGAAACCCTGGCCCTGGGTTCGGTGCTTGGGTATGGCAGCATCGCGGTAACCACCTTCGGTTACCTGGATAAGGATAAGATCGGTGTGATCAAACGTCTCGACACGAAACGCGGACTTGGCGTTCACACGTTCTTGGATGACCTGGTCGCAAGCATCGCTGCCGCTGCATCGGGCCGACTTGCTCACCGCATGCGCGATGAGGAAGAGAACGGCAATGCGCCGCAAGAGAGTGCCGGCTGA